One window from the genome of Deferrivibrio essentukiensis encodes:
- a CDS encoding cytochrome c3 family protein, translated as MKKILALIAVLSFALVVFAADKGPETIDLSKSFNYEKTTKKPVMFPHAFHQTKVECAECHMSAEGGKELKNINTGDILKVTKLVGTANDVHKEFCWACHKAKKVKSGTSCNKCHK; from the coding sequence GTGAAGAAAATCTTAGCATTAATCGCAGTACTGTCTTTCGCATTGGTTGTTTTTGCAGCTGACAAAGGGCCAGAAACAATCGATCTATCAAAATCTTTTAATTACGAAAAAACCACTAAAAAACCTGTAATGTTTCCACACGCTTTTCACCAAACAAAGGTAGAGTGTGCCGAATGCCACATGAGTGCTGAAGGAGGAAAAGAGCTAAAGAATATTAATACTGGTGACATACTGAAAGTAACTAAACTTGTGGGCACTGCAAACGACGTACATAAAGAGTTTTGCTGGGCTTGCCACAAAGCGAAGAAGGTTAAAAGCGGAACATCTTGTAATAAGTGTCACAAATAG